A stretch of the Pseudomonas helvetica genome encodes the following:
- the aroK gene encoding shikimate kinase AroK yields the protein MRNLILVGPMGAGKSTIGRLLAKELRLPFKDSDKEIELRTGANIPWIFDKEGEPGFRDREQAMIAELCALDGVVLATGGGAVMREANRRALHAGGRVVYLHASVEQQVGRTARDRNRPLLRTADPAKTLRDLLALRDPLYREIADLVVETDERPPRMVVLDILERLQQLPPR from the coding sequence GTGCGAAATTTGATTCTTGTTGGGCCGATGGGTGCTGGAAAAAGCACCATCGGTCGCTTGTTGGCCAAAGAGCTGCGCCTGCCGTTCAAGGATTCCGATAAGGAAATTGAATTGCGCACGGGCGCCAATATCCCGTGGATCTTCGACAAAGAAGGCGAGCCCGGCTTTCGCGACCGCGAGCAGGCGATGATCGCCGAGCTGTGCGCGCTTGATGGCGTGGTGCTGGCGACGGGTGGTGGCGCAGTGATGCGCGAAGCCAATCGTCGGGCGCTGCATGCTGGCGGGCGTGTGGTGTATCTGCATGCGTCCGTCGAGCAGCAGGTCGGGCGCACCGCGCGTGATCGTAATCGTCCTCTGTTGCGCACCGCCGATCCGGCAAAAACCCTCCGTGATCTGCTGGCATTACGCGATCCGCTGTATCGGGAGATCGCCGACCTGGTGGTGGAAACCGATGAGCGGCCGCCGCGGATGGTGGTCCTGGACATCCTGGAGCGCTTGCAGCAGCTGCCTCCCCGTTAA
- the aroB gene encoding 3-dehydroquinate synthase, translating into MQTLKVDLGERSYPIHIGEGLLDQPELLAPHIAGRQVAIISNETVAPLYLERLTRSLAQFSVISVVLPDGEAFKNWETLQTIFDGLLTARHDRRTTVIALGGGVIGDMAGFAAACYQRGVDFIQVPTTLLSQVDSSVGGKTGINHPLGKNMIGAFYQPNVVLIDTATLNTLPARELSAGLAEVIKYGLICDEPFLTWLEDNVDRLRALDQTALTYAIERSCAAKAAVVGADERESGVRATLNLGHTFGHAIETHMGYGVWLHGEAVAAGTVMALEMSSRLGWISDQERDRGIRLFQRAGLPVIPPSVMTEADFLEHMAIDKKVIDGRLRLVLLRRMGEAVVTDDYPKEVLQATLGADYRALAQLKG; encoded by the coding sequence ATGCAGACACTTAAGGTCGATTTAGGCGAGCGAAGCTACCCGATCCATATTGGCGAAGGGTTGCTGGATCAGCCCGAACTGCTGGCGCCGCATATCGCCGGGCGGCAAGTCGCGATCATCTCCAACGAGACCGTTGCGCCGCTGTATCTAGAGCGTCTGACCCGCAGCCTTGCACAGTTTTCGGTGATCTCCGTGGTTCTGCCTGACGGTGAAGCCTTCAAGAACTGGGAAACCCTGCAAACCATCTTTGACGGCCTGCTCACCGCTCGCCATGACCGCCGCACCACCGTGATCGCCTTGGGCGGCGGTGTGATAGGCGACATGGCCGGTTTTGCCGCTGCTTGTTACCAGCGTGGTGTCGATTTCATCCAGGTTCCGACCACCTTGCTGTCGCAAGTCGACTCTTCGGTGGGCGGCAAGACCGGCATCAACCACCCGTTGGGCAAAAACATGATTGGCGCCTTCTATCAGCCGAACGTCGTGTTGATCGATACCGCCACGCTTAATACCTTGCCGGCTCGCGAGCTGTCGGCGGGTCTGGCGGAAGTCATCAAGTACGGGTTGATCTGCGATGAGCCGTTCCTCACCTGGCTCGAAGACAACGTCGATCGCTTGCGGGCACTGGATCAAACGGCCCTGACCTACGCTATCGAACGCTCCTGCGCGGCCAAGGCTGCTGTGGTCGGTGCCGACGAACGCGAGTCTGGGGTGCGCGCTACGCTCAATTTGGGCCATACCTTCGGCCACGCCATCGAAACCCACATGGGCTATGGTGTCTGGCTACATGGTGAAGCGGTGGCTGCTGGCACTGTAATGGCCTTGGAAATGTCTTCGCGCCTGGGCTGGATCAGCGACCAGGAGCGTGATCGCGGCATTCGCCTGTTCCAGCGGGCCGGGTTGCCGGTCATCCCGCCTTCAGTGATGACCGAAGCCGATTTTCTCGAACACATGGCAATTGACAAGAAAGTAATCGACGGTCGTTTGCGACTGGTGTTGTTGCGCCGCATGGGCGAAGCCGTAGTGACCGACGATTATCCGAAAGAGGTTTTACAGGCCACGCTGGGAGCGGATTACCGCGCCCTGGCTCAGCTTAAAGGTTAA
- a CDS encoding pilus assembly protein PilP, which translates to MNAARWFSLAVLLGGLAGCGNGNDFSDLDAYMNEVRLHPPGKIEPVPTFRSYETFTYSAASLRSPFSPQIRVDLAGRKPGARNVKPDPNRVKQYLEGFNIEQFEMVGTISNASGAFALLRGAGGVHRLKVGDYLGRNDGRIVVISDSQVDVVEIVPDGQGAWLERARTIPLKEHS; encoded by the coding sequence ATGAACGCGGCCCGATGGTTTTCGCTGGCTGTGCTGCTGGGAGGGCTTGCCGGTTGTGGCAACGGTAACGACTTCAGCGATCTGGACGCCTACATGAACGAGGTGCGTCTGCACCCGCCCGGCAAGATCGAGCCGGTGCCGACGTTCAGGTCCTACGAGACATTCACTTACAGTGCTGCGTCGTTGCGCAGTCCGTTTTCACCGCAGATCAGGGTCGACCTTGCAGGTCGAAAACCGGGGGCACGCAACGTCAAGCCCGATCCGAACCGGGTCAAGCAATACCTTGAAGGTTTCAACATCGAGCAGTTTGAAATGGTCGGCACTATTTCCAATGCGTCCGGCGCCTTTGCGCTGCTGCGCGGTGCCGGTGGGGTGCATCGGCTGAAGGTCGGTGACTACCTGGGGCGCAACGATGGCCGGATCGTGGTCATCAGCGACTCGCAAGTCGATGTGGTCGAAATCGTTCCCGATGGCCAAGGTGCCTGGCTGGAGCGAGCGCGGACTATTCCTTTGAAAGAGCACTCATAG
- the pilQ gene encoding type IV pilus secretin PilQ, which produces MNRIFSTLGFSLWMALLSPMVQAANLKALDVAALPGDRIELKLAFDGPPPAPHGYTTDQPARIALDLPGVSSQLASKTRDLGGGNARSATVVEAKDRTRLIINLTQLTPYSTRVEGNTLFVVVGQAAAAQKPRSAAPRVASAMPVAAKTYAPVSKAIRGVDFQRGAQGEGNVVIDLSDPGISPDIQERDGKIILTFAKTQLPERLRVRLDVKDFATPVQFVNASASADKASISIEPGGTYDYSTYQTDNKLTVSVRPMTVDDLQKRNADRFAYSGEKLSLNFQDIDVRSVLQLIADFTNLNLVASDTVQGGITLRLQNVPWDQALDLVLKTKGLDKRKIGNVLLVAPADEIAARERQELESRKQIAELAPLRRELLQVNYAKAADIAKLFQSVTSAEAKVDERGSITVDERTNNIIAYQTQDRLDELRRIVAQLDIPVRQVMIEARIVEANVDYDKSLGVRWGGSVRNKGNWNASGVSNGANASSTIGTPGSTSTNSPFVDMGAAGNTSGIGIAFITDNVLLDLELTAMEKTGNGEIVSQPKVVTSDKETAKILKGTEIPYQEASSSGATSVAFKEASLSLEVTPQITPDNRIIMEVKVTKDEPDYLNKVQDVPPIKKNEVNAKVLVNDGETIVIGGVFSNTQSKVVDKVPFLGDVPYLGRLFRRDVVSEKKSELLVFLTPRIMNNQAIAVSH; this is translated from the coding sequence ATGAACAGGATCTTCTCAACCCTCGGTTTTTCGCTATGGATGGCGCTGCTTTCTCCGATGGTGCAGGCAGCCAATCTCAAAGCGCTGGATGTCGCCGCGCTGCCGGGTGATCGCATCGAGTTGAAACTGGCTTTCGACGGGCCACCGCCCGCGCCTCATGGCTATACCACCGATCAGCCGGCACGCATCGCCCTTGATCTGCCGGGTGTGAGCAGCCAACTGGCGAGCAAGACGCGGGATCTGGGAGGCGGCAACGCCCGCAGTGCGACAGTGGTCGAGGCCAAGGACCGCACCCGTTTGATCATCAACCTGACGCAGTTGACGCCTTACAGCACGCGAGTCGAGGGCAATACGCTGTTCGTGGTGGTTGGGCAGGCTGCTGCCGCTCAGAAACCCCGATCCGCGGCACCGCGAGTGGCGAGCGCCATGCCAGTGGCCGCCAAGACTTATGCTCCCGTGAGCAAGGCCATTCGCGGCGTGGACTTTCAGCGCGGTGCGCAGGGTGAAGGCAATGTCGTCATTGATTTGTCAGACCCTGGTATCAGTCCGGACATCCAGGAGCGTGATGGCAAGATCATCCTCACATTCGCCAAAACCCAGTTGCCTGAACGGTTGCGGGTTCGCCTGGACGTCAAGGATTTCGCCACGCCGGTGCAGTTCGTCAATGCCAGTGCGTCCGCCGATAAAGCGAGCATCAGCATCGAGCCCGGTGGCACATACGACTATTCGACCTACCAGACCGACAACAAGCTGACCGTCAGCGTCCGCCCGATGACTGTCGACGATCTGCAGAAGCGCAACGCAGATCGTTTCGCCTACAGCGGTGAGAAGCTGTCGTTGAATTTTCAGGACATCGATGTGCGCTCGGTGCTGCAACTGATCGCCGACTTTACCAACCTCAACCTGGTGGCCAGCGACACGGTGCAGGGCGGCATCACCTTGCGCCTGCAAAACGTGCCGTGGGATCAGGCGCTGGATCTGGTGCTCAAGACCAAAGGGTTGGACAAGCGCAAGATCGGTAACGTCTTGCTGGTCGCGCCGGCAGATGAGATTGCCGCCCGCGAGCGCCAGGAGCTGGAGTCGCGCAAACAGATCGCCGAGCTGGCGCCACTGCGCCGTGAGCTGTTGCAGGTCAACTACGCCAAGGCGGCGGATATCGCCAAGCTGTTCCAGTCGGTGACCAGCGCCGAGGCGAAAGTCGACGAGCGTGGTTCGATCACTGTCGACGAGCGAACCAACAATATCATCGCCTACCAGACCCAGGATCGCCTGGATGAGCTACGGCGAATCGTCGCTCAGCTGGATATTCCGGTACGCCAGGTGATGATCGAGGCGCGGATCGTCGAAGCCAACGTCGACTACGACAAAAGCCTCGGCGTGCGTTGGGGCGGCTCGGTCCGCAACAAGGGTAACTGGAATGCCTCCGGGGTCAGCAACGGGGCCAACGCCTCATCGACCATTGGTACACCGGGCAGCACCAGCACCAACTCACCGTTCGTCGATATGGGCGCGGCAGGGAATACATCGGGGATCGGCATCGCCTTCATCACCGATAACGTGTTGCTGGACCTTGAGCTGACGGCCATGGAGAAGACCGGTAACGGGGAAATCGTCTCTCAACCCAAAGTGGTCACCTCCGACAAGGAAACCGCGAAGATCCTCAAGGGTACGGAAATCCCCTATCAGGAAGCCAGCTCCAGCGGCGCGACATCGGTGGCGTTCAAGGAGGCCTCGCTGTCTCTGGAGGTGACGCCGCAGATCACCCCGGATAACCGCATCATCATGGAGGTCAAGGTCACCAAGGATGAGCCGGACTACCTGAACAAAGTGCAGGATGTGCCGCCGATCAAGAAGAACGAGGTCAATGCCAAGGTACTGGTCAACGATGGCGAAACCATCGTCATTGGCGGGGTTTTCTCAAATACTCAGAGCAAGGTTGTAGATAAGGTGCCATTTCTCGGTGATGTGCCGTATCTTGGCCGCCTTTTCCGGCGTGACGTGGTGTCGGAGAAAAAATCCGAGCTGCTGGTATTTCTCACTCCGCGTATCATGAATAACCAGGCGATTGCTGTGAGTCATTGA